The Bacillus sp. Y1 genome includes the window CTTCCCAGCGACGGAGGAAGATTGGGCAAACGAATATTTAAGCTTAGACTTAGCCGTCAAAACCGTTAACAACGTTGAAGAAGCAATTGACCATATTGAAGTATACGGAACCAAGCATTCCGAAGCAATTGTAACCGAGAATAAAGAAACAGCGAAAAAATTTATGAGTTTAGTAGATGCATCAGCTATATACCATAATGCATCCACACGGTTTACGGATGGCGGAGCACTTGGATTTGGAGCAGAGATTGGAATTTCTACTCAAAAGCTACATGCTCGCGGACCAATGGGCTTACCTGCCTTAACAACAGTGAAATTTATGATGTCTGGTAACGGACAAATACGATGATATAACGAAAAAGACGATCATGATGAGGGATGTTCTCATGATCGTCCTTCTAATTTTAATTCATTACCCATTTATCCTTAAGGAAGAGGATTCTACAAACAATAAAGACGATTGCTAAGAGGAGAAGATTGCTCCCTAGGGACACAAGAATATGTTCATAATCTACAATACCGAATAATAATTCCTTCAGTAAGCTAAACAGATTAAGTACTGGGATAGCAAAATGATGAAACCCAAATTCATTTATACCTATTCCCGTCGTAATCATAACAGGAAATACGGCAATCATCATAATCGGGGAACTATAGCTTTGAGCTTCTTTTACTGTTTTTCCAATAATACTCGTTAACATTAGTAGAGAGGCGGAAAACATTGCATAGACGATGATAACGAGTACACATACGCTAATAATTATCGGCATGTTATCACCAAAAGAAACTGCTTTCTTAAGATGTTCGGTTAGGAAAAATATCTCCAAACTCACTACAATTAACGTAACAAAACCAATGATTGCTCCAATGGAAGAGATGGTTAACCATTTGGATAATAACAAGGTAGCCCGATTTACTGGTGTCATCAAAAGGGCTTCCATGGTCTTCTTTTCTTTTTCTCCAGCAAATAAATCAGCTGCAGCTGGAGCTGACCCTACCCCAATAGCAATCGATAATATTAGTGGAATTAGCATGGCAAGAAGGTCAATACTAGGGTCCTCTTCTGAAATTTCTCTTTGCTCAACATGAAATGGATGCACAAGATCTAAATTTGCTCCCTCTGCTTCAAGTCGGTTTGCTATAATCTGCTTTTCATAATGATCAAGGGCTTCTGTAACCATGCCCATTAAAATAGTTGAGTTTTGACTGAATGAATCCCCAATTAATGTGAGCTTTGCTTCTTCCCCATTTTCTATAGAGTTCAAAAACCCAGAGCTCACAATTAGAGCTCCCTGAGCTTCTCCACTCTCTACCGTCTTTTCTGGTTTATCAGATTTCAACAGACTAATATTTTCAAAAGGAACAAAGATACTTTCTACTTCAGGTGTAATACTATTCTCCACTGCAAGCTTATATTCTTCCCCTTCCCCATCTGAAACCATATTCTCATAAAACAAGGTTAATCCTGTCATCATAATAATTGGTAGAAATACAGTTAACAATAATGTCCGTCTATCTCGAAAGCTATCTTTCATTTCTTTCAAATAGATATTAAGAAGCATGGTGATTGTTCCCCCTTACTAACTTACTCATAAAAATATAATTCAAATCACGACTACCTTCTGATTTGTATAAGTCTTCAATATTTCCATGATAAATAAGCTCACCCATATGCATCATCGCCACAGAGTCACATAGCATAGAAACTTCCTCCATAATATGACTTGAAAAGATAATCGTCTTCCCTTTATGCTTGAGCTGGTGAACAAGCTGGCGGAATACATTCGAAGATGTGATATCAAGCCCTGTCGTTGGCTCATCAAATAGGATAATTTCAGGATCATGAAGTAACGTCCTAGAGATGGCTACCTTTTGACGCATTCCTTTTGAAAAACCTCCTACTTTTCTATCTAGGTAGTCTCTCATTCCAAACATCCTGGCCAGTTCATCGATACGCACCTTTGTTTCGTGCCGACTTAACCCATACAGCATAGCAAAATACTCTAGATTTTCACGGGCCGTCAATCGTTCATATAACCCGGTTTCACCTCCAAAAAGAACCCCAATCCTCTTCTTCACTTCATTGCCACTGCTTTTTGTATCGTATCCACACACACTTACTTTTCCTTCTGTAGGCTCAAGAAGTGTAGCAATCGTTCGTAATAGTGTTGTCTTTCCAGCTCCATTTTCTCCAAGAAGCCCTACCACTTGCCCTTCCTTAACTGACAGTGAAACATGCTTTAATGCTGTTACTGATGTTTTTTTTCCTTCAAACTTCCTTGTGACTTGTTGGATTTCGATCATAATTTTCACTCCAATGTCTCGATTTCATATGTTCATTCTACAAAGAAGCTTACATAAATTCTTTAACTATGTCGTGAATATTCCTTTTTCTGTCGTGAAAATGCCAAAATTACCCTTAGAGATGATAAAATAAACATCATACACGTACAATTTTGTGCAAGAAAACATGGAGAGATGAGTATGAGAGTAGGTTTAGTGGATGATCGATTCATTGATCTTGAAAAGCTAAGTGGAATTGTTTCCGGCATCGAGGGAGTAGAAATTATCTTTTCTACTATATCTGCTAAGGTGGCCTATGAATCAATTAAAAAAGAGGAAATAGATTTGCTAATTGCTGATATTGAAATGCCTAATTTATCAGGCTACGAGCTTGCTGATATTATTCATTCTCATGCACTTAATATTTCCGTTATATTTGTTACCGGAAACAGCGGGTATGCTGTTCATGCGTTTGAACTAAATGTACATGATTACATTATGAAGCCATATACACGTGAACGGCTTATTCAATCAATCGAACGGTTAAAAGAGAAAACGAAGTCTACTGAAATTATTGGAAGACTTTATATTAAACAGCAAAACGATATTCATATTATCCAGAAGAAAGATATTGTCTTTATCGAACGTTCTGGAAGATCAACAACGATTTACACGAAAACAGATGAAATAAAAACCTATCTCACTCTGAATGAACTAGAAGGAGAATTACGAGAAAGAGATTTCCTCAGGTCACACAGATCCTTTATTATTAACATCCATTATGTAAAAAATTTCTCTCTCTATGCGAAAAATTCATATATTGTAAGCTTTGAGGGGTTAGAAGCTCAAGCCATGATTACAAAGGAGAAGGTTAGTTATTTGCAGGAGCATTATTTTTAGGGGTGCATATGTTGAAATTGAATTTTATTTACTGGACGTTTATTGCCCTGCTGGCAGGCATACATACCTATTCATTGCTTTCGTTTTTAACGCTTAACATACCCGTTTACCTGCTTATTCTTATACTTGGTTTCCTAAGTTACCTTCTATATAAAAAGGCATTTTTGAACTTCTCTCACTTAGGAAGCATCCTAAATATTTTTATCTTTGTACTTCAGCTAGTATTACTATTTTTATATTTTTCTCAGCAGTCATTTTTAGTCCATCTAGTTACTATCTTTCTGTTTATAGGTATTGAAGGGGTTCGTTTTATAGCTGGTAGAATAATAGAAAAGGGAAAGATTGACCTCCTCCAGTTCCATGAACAATATAACCAATTAAACGAAACATTCCGTGTCGTTAGAGAAGAACGCCATGACTTCTTAAAACACGTTTCCTCTGTGCATTTTATGGTTGAGAACAACCAAATAGAGGAAGCGAAGAACTATCTTGATGATATGGTTGGAAGCTATAAACAAACGAATCTTTCCATAAAGGGCGAACGAGGAGCAGTAGCTGGAGTTCTTCATTCCATGTATAAGAGGGCCCAGACAAATCATATTGAAATCATTTACGATTTTGATCTTCCTCTATCCACCCTGCCTATCGCTGATAAAGAAGTGGTAGCTCTGATTGGGAACCTTTTATCCAATAGCATTGATGCTAGTATAGCTTGGCAGCAGGAACATAACATGCCCACACAAGTTACCATACAGTTTTATAAAAGAAGTGGCCTTTATATTCTAAATTGCAGAAACAATACCCTCCCCATTCCTAATCATATATTGGATGAACTTTATATAGCCTACGGGAATACAACCAAGGGAAAAGGTCACGAAGGATTAGGAACTAAAATCATTCATGATATTGTAAAAGAACACTTAGGCCTCCTAGACTTTACGTGTAAAGAAGGAGAATTTCTTGTCAAAATAAAAATCCCTGCCATACGTTAAGAGACCCCTTTATAAGGGGCCTTTTGTTTTTAGCTATTCCATAACATAAATACAGCAAAGGCAATGACCCATACCATCGGAATCAAATTAAGAATAACGGAAAGCTTCTTTCTTTTCCGATGGAATACCCAAGAAAGAATCGAGCTAACAATGACCGCCACCGGATATAAGGTAATAATAAGGACAAATAAAGAATTATAGAAACCAATGCCGGCATCAAAACTCATAAAAGACATACCCCAAATGACAAACCAAGGCAGTAAAGATAGGACATAAAGAATTTGAGTAATCATTAAAAATGGCTTCACTTGTATCTCCTCCTACATACAATGAACCTTACTAATTATCGAAATCTTAATACACAAAGTAAGTATATTACAAGATAAATATAATCATTCGAGTAGCATAAGGTTGTTAATACTTCCTGGGAAATTTTTTTAGGAAAATAAATAATCCCTTCATCTCGAATTAGACAAAGGGATCAGATATTCTATTTATTCATTTTTGAAAGAAAATCACCTAAAAGGCTATCAAGGTCATTCTCGTGGTCTTGGTCCTCGTCTGTTGTTTCTGGTTCTTCCTGGCTGATACTTTCCCAACTAAAGGCATCCAGATCGTCTTCTGACGCCTCTAGCTCTTTTGAAACTGCTATTTCAGGGATAGGCTCAATGAAATGCTCATCAAGATTAGAATCCTCCTCCTGTAAATATAGTGCTTCAGAGATATCTAGAGCATTACTATTTAAGGATGCGAGCAATGCAGTTGCTCGCACAGGATCTGTTAAAAGCTGGTACATGATACTTCCAAGCAAAGCCTCTGAATGCTCATGCTTTAACCAGTTTCGTTGGGATTTGCTTAATTTATGAGGAATGGGAATCGTGATTGTTTCCTGCTCCCTGGACGAAGACTGGCTAACTCCCTGCATGACAAATTCAGCTATTTTACTAGAAAAATTTCTTCTTTCGGTTTCCTTCAACTTTTGTAAATACTTTAATAAATGATCTGGCGTATCAGATGGAATTCGAAAGGAGATTGCTTGGCCTCTCTTCACTTCATTAGAAGCTGATTTTTTCATATCATCACCTATGAATTCTTAACTGGTTCTTGAGCTTTCTTTGGCTTTTCAACTTTCCTTACATAATCCGTAATTAGCTTGTAATAGGCATTGGCCATCATCCAAATACTCTCTTTTTCATCTTCAAAAAATTCAATATTGTAACCATCTAAATTATTATTTAGTGTTTTAATATAATCCTTTAATACATGTGCACCGCCACCAACAAAATAACAGATTTCCGTTTGAGAGTTCTTTTGCCAAATATTCCTCAACAAACGGTATTGTTTTTTAGCTAACTCCAGTAAGATACGATCCGTTATGTCATGAACACTCGTACGACTTCCTTTCACCATAATATGATTACGATCATTTTTTCTGGTGATAATTTCTACGACATCACGACGGCTATCTAACTCCACCCCATGTTTTGTTCTTATTTCTTCTCTTATGGCTTCTAGAGATTCAGATACACCTAGATTGAACCCTTGTGCCTTATCATCGTCGACATTACGATTTTTAATCACTGCAATATCTGTGGAAAGTCCTCCGATGTCCTGAATAAGAATTCTTTTATCTATTAAATCCTTATTAATAATCTTTAGCTGGGTATCCATCACAAGATTAATATAAGCCGCAAAACCCTCTGGATATATTTTCACTTCATTAAATTTAATATTTACTTTTAACCCTTGATACTTAGGTGTAACAAGAAATTCTACTTGGTGGACAGAACCGACTAATTTCGAACGGTACCCCGCATCCTTTCCTTCCTTTACCTCACGTAGTGGAAGACCTGTACCAAGCGTGTAATTCGCATCAATCACTTGTTTTGATCTCGGAAAAATACCCGTATTCTCTTCTTTCACAGCATCCAATGCCAAGGTCGCAAACAGCATGACCAATGTTTGATCTTCTTCTGATTTACTACTTCCCGGGTCCAATTCTGTGGCATTGCTGCTTTTCGTTGCAAGGTTTCCTACTCGATAAATGGCATTATTGTCTTTTAAGGCAGGAGAATGAACCTTAATATGAATGCCATCAAAGGGATTTTTACTATCCAGTTCCTCTATTCCAATGACCGGCCGATCTTCTGTATCCCTGGCAACAATATTAGGAATATTAATTTCATATTCCATCTCCCCAAAGATTGCTTTAATCGAGTCATTTCCAACATCTACTGCTGCAATTCTAGAGTTTGACATAATAGATCATCCCTTCTCATTTAATAGATTTATAGCTCCTAGTTGCTAATCATTTTTATGTATCTTTCTATTAAAGGGTATAGGAGATTACTAGATTATTCAATGAACCTTACGAAAAAGAAATAAAATTGTAAACCTGTAAACACCTTGTAAACAAAGGGCTATTTGTAAACATAATTGTAAACAACCACTACAAATCCGTATACACATGATTAAAACGGGATGTATACATATTTGTATACGTGTAAACACAAATGTATACAAGTTGTTTACATTAAGTAAACATGTATACGACTTTTGTAAACAAAGGAAATGAACTAATAAGCATCCCTTAAAATTTAAAAAGGTCCTACTTTAAGTAAGACCTAATCACATTTTGAAGTTATGATTTGTAATAGGGAGGAATGCGCAGCCATTCCTTTTGCTCTAGGTATTGTTTTACTTGTAGCCCTGAAAGTGTCTTTTTCATAATAATCTTTGAAAAAAGTAACCCAACGTCTGCCCGTATGGACTCCGTAAGGCCTCTTGCAGCGTATGCGACACCACTTGCTAAGTTATATGACATTAAGTTAGCTAACTCTTCATCATTTAATTTGGCACCCTCAGGTATATCACGAAAGTCCCCTACTGGTTTCTCAGGTGTACTTTTTGGGATTGGGACTCCTTCTTTAACTAAGAATTCTCTTATTTCATCTCTAATTGGAATATGTAAATTATCCTTTATATCTAAGATGATTCTTTTAAGTTCCTCATCCTGAGCAAGGTTGTACCCAATTTCCTGATTACGCAACGTAGTTTCCGTACCTAATAAGAAAAACCATAAATTCGTGACTTCCATTACATTTAAAGGCTTTTTTTCACCGTCTAAAAATGGTTCGAATGTGTCATGAATCATCTCAAAAAGATTCATCTGATAACCCCTCCAGGCATGTAATTCCTATAGTAGTATCATGACCATTCATATAGTAATCATACTAATTGAAATATTTTTCAAATAGTTTTTCAGCTGTACGTGTTGCTAATGCCTGAGTGGTAAGAGTGGGGTTTACTCCACCCAAACCGTTATAATGAACACTATTATCAGCGATAAATAACTGTTTTACCTGGTAAGCTTCACAATTAGAATCAACTACAAACCCCATTCTCATTGTACTTTCCAAATGAATCATGATTCCTGCTGGCCAGTTAGATGAGATCATTTGTTTCGCCCCAGCTTTATGCAAAATATGAATAGCCATTTTCATTAATTCTTTTCTATTTTTTATAGATTTTTTTGTAGGAATATAGCTTAGGATAGGTATAGGACCATGTTCATCACTAATCGTAGGATGGAGGTTCACTCCATTTCTATGATCAACCTCATCGTCTGTAATGATTAGTATATTCAACGTTTTTTTATAATTTAACATTAAATCTTTTAATTTGCTTCCAACAATTTGATTATGAAATTCCCAGTTCGACTGTTCCTTTTGATAGATACTCCACCCAGATTGACTAATTCCATAGGAAAGAGAAGCTGTTAGTCCTGGGCTCATACCGGCCGTTTGCATCGAACCTAAGCCAGGAAAATCGAGTCTTGCACCACATGTATGTCCAATAAAAGGATTGATATCCGGCTCGCCTAAGATAGACATAAGGTCTTTTTCATTAAAGATTCCAGTTACCCAGTCCATATAATGGTTCGTTAACCCTTTTCCGACCCATGGATTTTGTGGGAGATTAGAATTTAACCAAAGTCGCGGGCTCTCTATGCTACCTCCAGCAAGAACAACCACCTTTGCTCTTAGTTCTTCCTCTTCTCCTGTCCATGTATCCCTAATACGGACTCCAGTCGCCTGTAACTCTCGTGAACAACTGGTATCTGTTAAGATTTTTATTGTAAATGAATTAGGTCTAATCGTGACATTACCCGTACTCAAAGCCAAAGGGATGTAACTAACTGTTGTTGATCTCTTTGCAACCTTATCTACTGAAGGTCCATGTGGGCAGCCATTGATACAATGTCCACAAAGGGTACATCCTTCCATCCTCGATAATTGTTCAAGTGAAACATTTACATTGTTAAGATTTTTATTTATAGGTAAGATCGCATTGGGCTGTGGTCGATAGCCCGGACTTGTAACATTTAAGGTGGAATTAAGCTGCCAGCCCGCTCTTTTTGCTCCGAAATAAAATAATTCTTCCTTTGCGGTTGTTGGTGCAAAGGAAACCGGTAATGTGGCTTCTACCTTTTCATAATAAGGAATGAGTTCTCGATAGGAAAGAGGCCATACTTCGTCAATAGCTGATGGAAAAGCACGAGGAGAATTAGCTGTATAATGCTGTGTGGACCCTCCCACACCCGCACTTTGCCAAATAATTTGCTTATGTGGTGATAAGCGAACCCATGGTGCCCGCTCTCTATTTGCTGGTCCCCATCGAAATCTACCTGTAACCAAATTATTCATGTTATCTTCATACTTGTTCATTTGTTGCCTATAAAGAGATATATCTAAATCATTTTTATCGGAACTTTCTTTTGCACAAGAATAAAGATTTGGATTTGGCCACTTTTGATTTCCATACCATGGGCCTGCTTCTATAATTAACACCTTTAAACCCTTTTCCCCAAGCTCTCTTGCTATAACTGCTCCACCACCTCCTGCACCAATGACAATTACATCTGGATTAGACATGAAGATTTCCCCCTTTTTTCGGATCACCTAATAAAAAACCACGAAGATTCCGATATCCAAAAGCTGGTCCTGGGTATTTTGTTTGAATCCACCCAACTGGAAAATACTCGATACGTTTATACTCATGTCGGTTAAATCGAGTTGAGCCATATCCAGTCCATTCCGAATAATAGCCCAAAAACGTTAGCTGGGTTATAGTATTCTTCATACTTTGTGTTAAACCTGGATTGTTGGTAAAAGGTTCTGGTAAGCTCTCCAAAGGTACTTCTAATCTTTCTAGCAAGTTGAGTGCCATTAGTCTCTCATTACGTGAAAGAGTAGAGAATACCCCTTTCCTAGGAAATGCCCATGTATGGTAAAAATACACTTTTCTTTCTATGTACAATAGTTGAATAGCAGCAATGTCTAATAAGTTAGCTGTCTGTTTTGACAATGGGATCGTTACTCCTTGATTTATAGAAGAGGGCAAAGTCTGATCCAAAACTGCTATAACATACCCATAAACCACTTCATCCATTGGAGAAGCCTGAAGAATGGCGTCCACCGCAGCTTGGATGGTTATCCTCGTATGAGCATCAAGTATTTCACTGGTTAAAAGTTTTATCATGTCCTTCCCTCCTACAAACAAAAATCCCCATCCTTTAATTGTATTTGGAAATTTGAAAGGATAGACTACTTAATTAGAGGAAGCAAAAAACCCGCGCCATCTTAGTAACGGATCGGGTTTTCGAGTACAAAAACTATTGGGGATTGATGTGCTGAAAGTGGTAGGTAGGTGTTTGGATATTCAAGTGAGGAAGACAAGTTATCTGAAAGAAAAGACACTGTTGTTATTCATTGTTGACTTTTTCGAGGAGGTATGGGAATTCGTAGGCGGAGAAATTCCGGTTAATCTGGATAGTAGGGCTCAAAAAGCAGATATAAGCGGAAATATTCCGATTAACTTCTCTATATTTACCTAAATTTAAAGATTAAGTTCATATAAACGGAAAAACTCCGCTTATTTTGCGGGAAATGTTGGTATTTCCCAAAATTAACGGAATTTCTCCGTTAATTTTTCAAACTTAGTGAAGACAATGTATAAAATGCTTGGAGACATAATGTTCCAAGCATTTTTGCTTATCAAATTGCCTGTAATTTGCTGTGAATTACCGTTTGAATAGCAAGGTTAGTTCTAATTTTGTACTTCAAAATCGAATTACTTACCTTCTTAGGTACAAGTTTACTTGTGGAATTTACTCAAAGGTCCCTTTCACTAAAGGAGAACCTTGGGCCA containing:
- a CDS encoding ABC transporter permease, coding for MLLNIYLKEMKDSFRDRRTLLLTVFLPIIMMTGLTLFYENMVSDGEGEEYKLAVENSITPEVESIFVPFENISLLKSDKPEKTVESGEAQGALIVSSGFLNSIENGEEAKLTLIGDSFSQNSTILMGMVTEALDHYEKQIIANRLEAEGANLDLVHPFHVEQREISEEDPSIDLLAMLIPLILSIAIGVGSAPAAADLFAGEKEKKTMEALLMTPVNRATLLLSKWLTISSIGAIIGFVTLIVVSLEIFFLTEHLKKAVSFGDNMPIIISVCVLVIIVYAMFSASLLMLTSIIGKTVKEAQSYSSPIMMIAVFPVMITTGIGINEFGFHHFAIPVLNLFSLLKELLFGIVDYEHILVSLGSNLLLLAIVFIVCRILFLKDKWVMN
- a CDS encoding ABC transporter ATP-binding protein, with the protein product MIEIQQVTRKFEGKKTSVTALKHVSLSVKEGQVVGLLGENGAGKTTLLRTIATLLEPTEGKVSVCGYDTKSSGNEVKKRIGVLFGGETGLYERLTARENLEYFAMLYGLSRHETKVRIDELARMFGMRDYLDRKVGGFSKGMRQKVAISRTLLHDPEIILFDEPTTGLDITSSNVFRQLVHQLKHKGKTIIFSSHIMEEVSMLCDSVAMMHMGELIYHGNIEDLYKSEGSRDLNYIFMSKLVRGNNHHAS
- a CDS encoding LytR/AlgR family response regulator transcription factor, which produces MRVGLVDDRFIDLEKLSGIVSGIEGVEIIFSTISAKVAYESIKKEEIDLLIADIEMPNLSGYELADIIHSHALNISVIFVTGNSGYAVHAFELNVHDYIMKPYTRERLIQSIERLKEKTKSTEIIGRLYIKQQNDIHIIQKKDIVFIERSGRSTTIYTKTDEIKTYLTLNELEGELRERDFLRSHRSFIINIHYVKNFSLYAKNSYIVSFEGLEAQAMITKEKVSYLQEHYF
- a CDS encoding sensor histidine kinase; protein product: MLKLNFIYWTFIALLAGIHTYSLLSFLTLNIPVYLLILILGFLSYLLYKKAFLNFSHLGSILNIFIFVLQLVLLFLYFSQQSFLVHLVTIFLFIGIEGVRFIAGRIIEKGKIDLLQFHEQYNQLNETFRVVREERHDFLKHVSSVHFMVENNQIEEAKNYLDDMVGSYKQTNLSIKGERGAVAGVLHSMYKRAQTNHIEIIYDFDLPLSTLPIADKEVVALIGNLLSNSIDASIAWQQEHNMPTQVTIQFYKRSGLYILNCRNNTLPIPNHILDELYIAYGNTTKGKGHEGLGTKIIHDIVKEHLGLLDFTCKEGEFLVKIKIPAIR
- a CDS encoding ParM/StbA family protein, with product MSNSRIAAVDVGNDSIKAIFGEMEYEINIPNIVARDTEDRPVIGIEELDSKNPFDGIHIKVHSPALKDNNAIYRVGNLATKSSNATELDPGSSKSEEDQTLVMLFATLALDAVKEENTGIFPRSKQVIDANYTLGTGLPLREVKEGKDAGYRSKLVGSVHQVEFLVTPKYQGLKVNIKFNEVKIYPEGFAAYINLVMDTQLKIINKDLIDKRILIQDIGGLSTDIAVIKNRNVDDDKAQGFNLGVSESLEAIREEIRTKHGVELDSRRDVVEIITRKNDRNHIMVKGSRTSVHDITDRILLELAKKQYRLLRNIWQKNSQTEICYFVGGGAHVLKDYIKTLNNNLDGYNIEFFEDEKESIWMMANAYYKLITDYVRKVEKPKKAQEPVKNS
- a CDS encoding DUF3231 family protein — its product is MNLFEMIHDTFEPFLDGEKKPLNVMEVTNLWFFLLGTETTLRNQEIGYNLAQDEELKRIILDIKDNLHIPIRDEIREFLVKEGVPIPKSTPEKPVGDFRDIPEGAKLNDEELANLMSYNLASGVAYAARGLTESIRADVGLLFSKIIMKKTLSGLQVKQYLEQKEWLRIPPYYKS
- a CDS encoding GMC family oxidoreductase N-terminal domain-containing protein; this encodes MSNPDVIVIGAGGGGAVIARELGEKGLKVLIIEAGPWYGNQKWPNPNLYSCAKESSDKNDLDISLYRQQMNKYEDNMNNLVTGRFRWGPANRERAPWVRLSPHKQIIWQSAGVGGSTQHYTANSPRAFPSAIDEVWPLSYRELIPYYEKVEATLPVSFAPTTAKEELFYFGAKRAGWQLNSTLNVTSPGYRPQPNAILPINKNLNNVNVSLEQLSRMEGCTLCGHCINGCPHGPSVDKVAKRSTTVSYIPLALSTGNVTIRPNSFTIKILTDTSCSRELQATGVRIRDTWTGEEEELRAKVVVLAGGSIESPRLWLNSNLPQNPWVGKGLTNHYMDWVTGIFNEKDLMSILGEPDINPFIGHTCGARLDFPGLGSMQTAGMSPGLTASLSYGISQSGWSIYQKEQSNWEFHNQIVGSKLKDLMLNYKKTLNILIITDDEVDHRNGVNLHPTISDEHGPIPILSYIPTKKSIKNRKELMKMAIHILHKAGAKQMISSNWPAGIMIHLESTMRMGFVVDSNCEAYQVKQLFIADNSVHYNGLGGVNPTLTTQALATRTAEKLFEKYFN